The genome window gcaggctcgaagggccagatggcctactcctgctcctatttcttatgttcttatggtcacAATGTGTTATGCAAACTACTAATGTAGCTCTGGCAATAGATACTGTGCGCCATTTCAGATAGTACCTTGTGTGTTAACTGGTGGCAGCCAGTTGTAATAAATTGTAATAAAATAAATCCATATTTCTGGGTCCAAACCTTTCAATACTCCCAGGTCCTGAGCCAGTGTCAGAGCCTTGGCCTCTTGCCTAACAGCACAGTAAGTCGATCCAGTGAGTAGCTGAGTCACATTGTCCAGATTTGGTCTCCACTCTGTGCTGAGGCATATTAGCTCAGCCAACTGAAGCTCCACAATTGATAATTAGAGAGAAGGAAAATCTGAAAAGTTGCTGCTCTAAATTATCATAGGCCATGAGatagaaaaaggcaaatggaaaagaAGAGGAGACAACACTCAAGGTAATAAACTCAACAATTAAAATAATATTCATCTACCTTGTGAAGCGGACATTGCAGATGTTACACTCGTATGGTTTTTCTCCTGTGTGAGTCCTGATGTGACGTGGCAGCTTTCCTGCTCCCTGAATCACCTTCTCACAAATTGGACACTTCTGGAATGCCTTTGCTCTCACTTTTTTCTCGCTCTTTTTGGACCAGGAAGAGTAGCCTTCACCCTCGAAGGAAGGGTTGAAAAAATTCAAGTATGAATCAAAGTCATTCTCTTCTTTCACTAAATTCTTGTCATATGACTCATCGACTGAGTTTATAATCTGCTCGAGGAAGGCTCTGGATGAAATGGGCTCCTCATCTTCCTTGTTTAACTCCTGTTTTATCTCTTCAGTTGGGGTATAATTTGGATGCATAGCCAGCTCTTGGTGTTCTAGAAGCCCTTCTTCCTCATGGAGATGGAAGTCAGGATAATCTCCATTCTGTGAGGGGGAAAATGAAGGGCCAGTGACATCCTCCCTCTTGAGCCACAGCATGGGTTTGTCCATGGTTTGAGTTGGCTGGTCATTTGGTGCCATTTCTGGATAGACCCCTCGCACTTTTTGTGCCAGCTCTTCATTAACTCCATTTTTAAAGTGCGCTCTTGGAAGGTCTTTCAGTTCAAGGGCTGGCCATTGGCTGTCGACATGGCCATTGGCCGGACTGCTTTGGAAGAACTCTAGATATTCTTTTGCTTTAAGGAGGTTTCTCTGATCAATTTGATCTACATAATCTGCTATCTCCTTGCTGGCCAGGGCATTTGATACAAGGAGATCATGGCAAACGTTGCTCACACACTGGATCTCCAACAGCCTTGCCGCATTTAAAATTTCATTTACATTTGAAGTGCTTATAGTCAGCGTTGCTGTGTATGCAAATTCCAACAGTGCCGAGAGAGCTTCCGCTGTAACAAAGTCTATTTCGTAAACATTCTGTTGGTCCACAATGGCCCCCAATGTGAAGAGCTTTTTGAAATATTGACTGCAGGCTGCAAGGACAGATCGATGGGTCCGAAATTCCTGACCGTCCACTATGATGATAACATCACAGAGATAACCATAGTTCCTCTGCTCATTAAGACTACTGAGAATTTCACTGCTGTGATCTGGGAATGGGATACCTATAGGGCCATCTACTCCATTGGCCATTTTCATGGACAAAAGTCTGGaagagaaacaaaataaaaaaagATTTAGCAGCGTAATTGTGGTCACAATTCAATGATAAAAACGGCTGATAAAAAGAACACTTGTATATTAACTTTCACAATTTCAGGAAGTCCTAAGTGCTTAACAGTCAATGAAATATTTTGAAGTGtaatctccctgctcttctttgagtaGTGGCGTGGGACTTGTACATCCACCAGAAAGGGCAGGCTTTGATTTAACCAGCCATTAAAAAGACAGCACCCCTCAGAACTGTACTGGTGCACCAGCCTAGATTACAAACTCACAACCTTTAGAATCAGAAGTTGGATTACTACCATCTGAGTCACAGCTGAACCTGTAAATGTTCTAATAGGTTGCAGCATGGCACACTAAGAGAGGCCCAATTTTGC of Mustelus asterias chromosome 26, sMusAst1.hap1.1, whole genome shotgun sequence contains these proteins:
- the LOC144479482 gene encoding zinc finger and BTB domain-containing protein 7A-like isoform X2, translating into MKMANGVDGPIGIPFPDHSSEILSSLNEQRNYGYLCDVIIIVDGQEFRTHRSVLAACSQYFKKLFTLGAIVDQQNVYEIDFVTAEALSALLEFAYTATLTISTSNVNEILNAARLLEIQCVSNVCHDLLVSNALASKEIADYVDQIDQRNLLKAKEYLEFFQSSPANGHVDSQWPALELKDLPRAHFKNGVNEELAQKVRGVYPEMAPNDQPTQTMDKPMLWLKREDVTGPSFSPSQNGDYPDFHLHEEEGLLEHQELAMHPNYTPTEEIKQELNKEDEEPISSRAFLEQIINSVDESYDKNLVKEENDFDSYLNFFNPSFEGEGYSSWSKKSEKKVRAKAFQKCPICEKVIQGAGKLPRHIRTHTGEKPYECNICNVRFTRQDKLKVHMRKHTGEKPYLCIECGAAFAHNYDLKNHMRAHTGLRPYQCDACFKTFVRSDHLHRHLKKDGCNGTPSTRGRKPRVRDPSGLVSEGFNDPGCGESIGEEAANLNMELEENSNQQHFEDRPEEDCSKILENEEPERLNVDEDLIEDNKSQLCES
- the LOC144479482 gene encoding zinc finger and BTB domain-containing protein 7A-like isoform X1 — encoded protein: MMSSMLLKQKYYKKINCKDQQKKRNVSHKILLSMKMANGVDGPIGIPFPDHSSEILSSLNEQRNYGYLCDVIIIVDGQEFRTHRSVLAACSQYFKKLFTLGAIVDQQNVYEIDFVTAEALSALLEFAYTATLTISTSNVNEILNAARLLEIQCVSNVCHDLLVSNALASKEIADYVDQIDQRNLLKAKEYLEFFQSSPANGHVDSQWPALELKDLPRAHFKNGVNEELAQKVRGVYPEMAPNDQPTQTMDKPMLWLKREDVTGPSFSPSQNGDYPDFHLHEEEGLLEHQELAMHPNYTPTEEIKQELNKEDEEPISSRAFLEQIINSVDESYDKNLVKEENDFDSYLNFFNPSFEGEGYSSWSKKSEKKVRAKAFQKCPICEKVIQGAGKLPRHIRTHTGEKPYECNICNVRFTRQDKLKVHMRKHTGEKPYLCIECGAAFAHNYDLKNHMRAHTGLRPYQCDACFKTFVRSDHLHRHLKKDGCNGTPSTRGRKPRVRDPSGLVSEGFNDPGCGESIGEEAANLNMELEENSNQQHFEDRPEEDCSKILENEEPERLNVDEDLIEDNKSQLCES